A single genomic interval of Shewanella psychropiezotolerans harbors:
- a CDS encoding DNA cytosine methyltransferase, translating to MSCQWLRGHKDVYGRVLIHVPSNTMTTGCNNPSKGRFVHPWKDHGFTLRHAARLQTFPDDYIFTGSSTDQAKQIGNAVPTILGYKLISAIIDGLN from the coding sequence ATGTCATGCCAATGGCTACGCGGGCATAAAGATGTTTACGGAAGAGTGCTCATCCACGTGCCATCAAATACGATGACGACAGGCTGTAATAATCCATCAAAAGGGCGATTTGTCCACCCGTGGAAAGACCACGGCTTTACATTGCGACACGCTGCTCGCTTACAAACATTTCCCGATGACTATATTTTTACGGGTAGCTCTACTGACCAGGCTAAACAAATTGGCAATGCCGTTCCCACAATTCTAGGTTATAAATTGATATCTGCGATTATAGATGGATTGAACTAG
- a CDS encoding DNA cytosine methyltransferase translates to MGVIDLFAGAGGFSLAAHQAGLEVLAAIELDASAAQTYRKNIIDRLEQKTNLINGDILKIEPAELREKLGVKVGELELILGGPPCQGFSSHRINDAGVDDPRNKLLLRYYDFVEEFQPKAFLVENVAGLFWKKHASYLDKFKQLAQDNGYIIHFCDTLNAKDYGTPQNRKRAFILGVRKGVKNDEIAFPPAPDYFSPTSKEAKQGLLTWRTGSAVFEPLTPS, encoded by the coding sequence ATGGGTGTAATTGATTTATTCGCAGGGGCTGGTGGGTTTAGTTTAGCTGCACATCAAGCAGGTCTTGAGGTGTTGGCGGCTATAGAGCTAGACGCATCTGCAGCTCAAACATATCGCAAGAATATAATTGATAGATTGGAGCAAAAAACTAACCTAATTAATGGTGATATCTTAAAAATTGAGCCTGCTGAGCTCAGAGAAAAGCTAGGGGTAAAAGTAGGCGAGTTAGAGTTGATTTTGGGTGGTCCACCTTGCCAAGGATTCTCTAGTCATCGAATTAATGATGCAGGTGTAGACGATCCACGTAATAAGCTTTTATTACGTTACTATGATTTCGTTGAAGAATTTCAACCAAAAGCTTTCTTAGTAGAGAACGTAGCAGGCTTATTCTGGAAAAAGCATGCTTCTTATCTCGATAAGTTTAAACAGCTTGCACAAGATAACGGCTATATCATTCATTTTTGCGATACATTAAACGCTAAAGACTACGGAACACCCCAAAACCGTAAACGTGCATTTATATTAGGTGTCCGTAAAGGCGTAAAAAATGATGAGATAGCCTTCCCACCGGCACCTGACTATTTTTCGCCTACCTCAAAAGAAGCTAAACAAGGTTTACTTACTTGGAGAACGGGTTCTGCTGTATTCGAACCTTTAACCCCAAGCTAA